One Agrobacterium vaccinii DNA window includes the following coding sequences:
- a CDS encoding cyclic nucleotide-binding domain-containing protein → MLFKDEIQMLKRVPFFSGMEPSKLKLLAFASDRVSYHAGDELFRQGDLGDAAYVLLTGKVDVLIDSPSGQIKLTEMSGNAIVGEIAILCDSVRTATVRASTSVEALRIGKEQFFKLMSDFPDVTIKVMRVLAERLTQTTTELSKARSGSNV, encoded by the coding sequence ATGCTTTTCAAAGACGAAATTCAGATGCTGAAGCGCGTTCCCTTCTTCAGCGGGATGGAACCATCGAAGCTCAAGCTTCTTGCTTTTGCATCCGACCGGGTTTCCTACCACGCGGGAGACGAGCTTTTCCGCCAGGGCGATCTGGGCGACGCGGCCTATGTGTTGCTGACGGGCAAGGTGGATGTCCTGATCGATTCCCCCTCCGGCCAGATCAAGCTGACTGAAATGAGCGGCAATGCCATCGTCGGAGAAATCGCTATCCTTTGCGACAGCGTCAGAACGGCGACCGTGCGCGCTTCCACTTCGGTAGAGGCACTGCGCATCGGCAAGGAACAGTTCTTCAAGCTGATGTCCGACTTCCCCGACGTAACGATCAAGGTGATGCGCGTTCTGGCCGAGCGTCTGACACAGACGACAACCGAACTCAGCAAAGCGCGATCCGGTTCGAATGTTTAG
- a CDS encoding MBL fold metallo-hydrolase, whose product MALHSDDFSRDEKQEFRVKIWGARGTLPVSGDKFRKYGGNTICIEVRCGKHVLLFDAGSGLLPAGQALKAEGIGDVNMFFSHCHYDHIVGFPYFKPFFNRENDVRIWSGHLAGQKTTREMLNEFMSPPWFPAPLDICCAQIVTKDFKAGDVLAVHPDLDITTGMLNHPGNAIGYRIDWQGRSFAIITDTEHENGKLDKSVLKLIDNVDLFLYDASFTDAEMETYRGYGHSSWQQAVLLAKQANAKSVGLIHHAPFRTDDELDVIEADARKEFDGVFAARDGQTIEL is encoded by the coding sequence ATGGCGTTGCATTCCGACGATTTCAGTCGGGACGAAAAACAGGAATTTCGGGTTAAGATTTGGGGAGCACGGGGGACGCTTCCCGTCTCGGGAGACAAGTTCCGAAAGTACGGCGGCAACACGATCTGCATCGAAGTGAGATGCGGAAAACACGTCTTGCTGTTCGATGCAGGATCGGGCCTGTTACCCGCCGGTCAGGCCTTGAAGGCCGAGGGCATCGGCGACGTCAATATGTTTTTTTCCCACTGCCATTACGACCACATTGTCGGCTTTCCCTATTTCAAGCCATTCTTCAATCGCGAAAATGACGTGCGCATCTGGTCCGGCCATCTCGCAGGGCAGAAGACGACGCGCGAGATGCTGAACGAATTCATGAGCCCACCGTGGTTCCCCGCTCCTCTCGACATTTGCTGCGCCCAGATCGTCACCAAGGATTTCAAGGCTGGCGACGTGCTCGCTGTTCATCCCGATCTCGATATCACCACTGGCATGCTGAACCATCCCGGCAATGCCATCGGTTATCGCATCGACTGGCAGGGTCGCAGTTTCGCAATCATTACCGACACCGAACATGAAAATGGCAAGCTCGACAAATCCGTTTTGAAGCTGATCGATAATGTCGACTTGTTTCTCTACGATGCGAGCTTCACCGATGCGGAGATGGAAACCTATCGGGGCTATGGCCACTCCTCATGGCAGCAGGCCGTTCTTTTGGCAAAGCAGGCCAATGCAAAGAGCGTCGGCCTGATCCATCACGCGCCATTTCGCACCGATGACGAGCTCGATGTCATCGAGGCAGACGCCCGCAAGGAATTCGACGGTGTCTTTGCCGCCCGTGATGGCCAGACGATAGAGCTGTAA